A part of Apodemus sylvaticus chromosome 19, mApoSyl1.1, whole genome shotgun sequence genomic DNA contains:
- the LOC127669250 gene encoding olfactory receptor 2G3-like, which yields MINSSVNSDFILVGFSDQPQLERRLFIVVLISYLLTLVGNTIIILISSIDSKLKTPMYFFLTHLSFVDISFTTSIVPQLLWNLKGPAKTITVMGCAVQLYVSLTLGSTECILLAVMAFDRYAAVCKPLHYVAVMNSQLCRALAGISWLSGIGNALIQGTITLWLPRCGHLWLHHFFCEVPSMIKLACVDIHANEVQLFVASLVLLLLPLALILTSYGHIAKAVIRIKSSQAWRRALGTCGSHLMVVSLFYGSITAIYIQPNSSYAHTHGKFISLFYTVMTPTLNPLIYTLRNKEVKGALGRLFNRASGACKRSRARGDKILN from the coding sequence ATGATTAACAGTAGTGTCAACAGTGACTTCATTCTGGTGGGTTTCTCAGATCAGCCTCAGCTGGAAAGAAGACTCTTCATAGTAGTTTTAATTTCCTATCTTCTCACTCTGGTGGGAAATACAATCATTATTCTGATCTCTTCAATAGATTCTAAACTCAAAACCCCTATGTACTTTTTCCTCACTCACCTATCCTTCGTTGACATCTCTTTCACTACCAGCATTGTCCCCCAGCTGCTATGGAACCTAAAAGGACCAGCAAAGACTATCACAGTTATGGGCTGTGCAGTGCAGCTTtatgtctctctgactctgggcTCTACTGAGTGTATTCTCCTGGCAGTAATGGCTTTTGATCGCTATGCTGCTGTCTGCAAACCTCTCCACTATGTAGCTGTGATGAATTCACAGCTCTGCCGGGCTCTAGCAGGAATCTCGTGGCTCAGTGGAATTGGAAATGCTCTCATTCAAGGAACAATCACTCTTTGGCTCCCACGTTGTGGCCATCTGTGGCTCCACCATTTCTTCTGTGAAGTCCCCTCCATGATCAAGCTTGCCTGTGTGGACATTCATGCCAATGAGGTCCAACTCTTTGTAGCCTCATTGGTCTTGCTGCTCTTACCCTTAGCACTGATACTGACATCCTATGGACATATAGCCAAGGCAGTTATAAGAATCAAGTCATCCCAAGCTTGGCGTAGAGCCCTGGGCACATGTGGATCCCACTTGATGGTTGTGTCTCTCTTTTATGGGAGTATCACAGCCATCTACATCCAGCCGAACAGTTCATATGCCCACACCCATGGGAAGttcatctctctcttttacaCTGTTATGACCCCAACCCTTAATCCCCTCATCTACACACTGAGgaataaggaggtgaaaggggcTCTGGGACGACTCTTCAATAGAGCCTCTGGAGCATGCAAACGAAGTAGAGCACGTGGTGACAAGATCCTGAACTGA